The nucleotide sequence TTTAAATGTGCGCCCGCCCCACCCTCTCTCTTTTTCTAACTGGTACTTGTTTCTTTGCAGTGGTGTGTTGCTGCTATAAGCGGAGAAGCCAAGGGGTGGCATTACTCCAATCGATAAGTTCAATCATGGACGCCAACGAGGCGACGAGGATGGTGTTCTCCAAGATACAGAATCTGGACCCGGAGAACGCCCCCAGGATTATGGGCCTTCTCTTGCTGCAGGATGACGCCGAGAAGGAGGTCATTCGCTTGGCCTTCGGCCACGAAGCCCTCCTCCACGCCGTGGTGGTGAAGGCCAAGGAGGAGCTTGGCCTCGCTCCGCCACCCTCTGCCGGCGGCTCCGCAGCTCCCCCCTACCTCCTCCGTCTGAACTCCGCCAAGCGCCTGCTCGCCGTCTCCTCCCCTTCCTCGGGGGccccgaactctgtgttctcccgcTCCGGCAGCAGTCTCGGTGACATTGGTTTGGATGGATCGTTGGAGCAACTCCAGAACTCCGACGAGCTCATTAGCCCCAGCAATTTCAGCTCGTCCCCATTCCATGGCAGCGGCGGCGACCACGTTCCGGACCAGTTATCCTTCCTCGGCGGCCCCGCCGCGGCCCCTAATTCCAGGTCATCGAAGCCCAGCAGCGGTGGTGACGTGATCCACCCGGACGTCGGGTTCTGGAGCCCGCGAGGGAACGGTGACGGTTCGCTCTTCCCTTATGGGTTGGGATGGGGACTCGACGGCTACCAGCATCAGCGGAGCTGCTCCGCCGATGACGACCTCTTCCTCGGTGCCGCCCCCACACTGGAGTTCGGTTGGGATCCGTGCCTCTACTTCGCGAGAGGCTACTGCAAAAACGGGACAGCGTGTCGGTTCCTCCACGGGCTACCGGAGGAGGCCGCGGCGACCGCTGTCACCGGCGCCAAGTTGGATGCGGTGATGCAGCAGCGCCAGGAGCTTCTAATGAGATCAAAAAGCCAGAGGATGGGCGGCGCTTCGCATCTCATGGCCGCCGGGTTCCCAGACTCGCCGACGGGTTCGGTGCGGACTTCTCCGTCATCCACCTCGAGCAAATTCCTGAGCTTCTTGCTTCAGCAGCAACAAAACGAGAGCCAAAGGTACCATCTTTCGTCCATCACGATGCTTGGAACCTCCTCCAATGTAGTGAAGCATGTA is from Musa acuminata AAA Group cultivar baxijiao chromosome BXJ1-6, Cavendish_Baxijiao_AAA, whole genome shotgun sequence and encodes:
- the LOC108953181 gene encoding zinc finger CCCH domain-containing protein 53-like isoform X4 gives rise to the protein MDANEATRMVFSKIQNLDPENAPRIMGLLLLQDDAEKEVIRLAFGHEALLHAVVVKAKEELGLAPPPSAGGSAAPPYLLRLNSAKRLLAVSSPSSGAPNSVFSRSGSSLGDIGLDGSLEQLQNSDELISPSNFSSSPFHGSGGDHVPDQLSFLGGPAAAPNSRSSKPSSGGDVIHPDVGFWSPRGNGDGSLFPYGLGWGLDGYQHQRSCSADDDLFLGAAPTLEFGWDPCLYFARGYCKNGTACRFLHGLPEEAAATAVTGAKLDAVMQQRQELLMRSKSQRMGGASHLMAAGFPDSPTGSVRTSPSSTSSKFLSFLLQQQQNESQRAAAAAALMLGGDEANKLMGGSRIERSDLLGNHGSRQIYLTFPADSTFREEDVSNYFRIYGPVQDVRIPYQQKRMFGFVTFVYPETVRLILAKGNPHFVCDSRVLVKPYKEKAKLVPDKYNRKQQQQQQEAERCTTSAALDAREAYDLHQLGAKMLYSSTSAELLWRRKLEEQQQAAELQRAIELQGRRFMGLQILDLNNQSFPTSATSSSIDSLIITSAQPISNLDRSSSRVASPTEAESLSIAEPEEKVNSSPGSLLQQQHESADEDGDSRGRADPNLPDSPFASPTKSSSMLDSFSTGEDMTTCCIANNGSSGNNSFVT
- the LOC108953181 gene encoding zinc finger CCCH domain-containing protein 53-like isoform X2, with amino-acid sequence MAAPPMVCCCYKRRSQGVALLQSISSIMDANEATRMVFSKIQNLDPENAPRIMGLLLLQDDAEKEVIRLAFGHEALLHAVVVKAKEELGLAPPPSAGGSAAPPYLLRLNSAKRLLAVSSPSSGAPNSVFSRSGSSLGDIGLDGSLEQLQNSDELISPSNFSSSPFHGSGGDHVPDQLSFLGGPAAAPNSRSSKPSSGGDVIHPDVGFWSPRGNGDGSLFPYGLGWGLDGYQHQRSCSADDDLFLGAAPTLEFGWDPCLYFARGYCKNGTACRFLHGLPEEAAATAVTGAKLDAVMQQRQELLMRSKSQRMGGASHLMAAGFPDSPTGSVRTSPSSTSSKFLSFLLQQQQNESQRAAAAAALMLGGDEANKLMGGSRIERSDLLGNHGSRQIYLTFPADSTFREEDVSNYFRIYGPVQDVRIPYQQKRMFGFVTFVYPETVRLILAKGNPHFVCDSRVLVKPYKEKAKLVPDKYNRKQQQQQQEAERCTTSAALDAREAYDLHQLGAKMLYSSTSAELLWRRKLEEQQQAAELQRAIELQGRRFMGLQILDLNNQSFPTSATSSSIDSLIITSAQPISNLDRSSSRVASPTEAESLSIAEPEEKVNSSPGSLLQQQHESADEDGDSRGRADPNLPDSPFASPTKSSSMLDSFSTGEDMTTCCIANNGSSGNNSFVT
- the LOC108953181 gene encoding zinc finger CCCH domain-containing protein 53-like isoform X1, with the protein product MCARPTLSLFLTGTCFFAVVCCCYKRRSQGVALLQSISSIMDANEATRMVFSKIQNLDPENAPRIMGLLLLQDDAEKEVIRLAFGHEALLHAVVVKAKEELGLAPPPSAGGSAAPPYLLRLNSAKRLLAVSSPSSGAPNSVFSRSGSSLGDIGLDGSLEQLQNSDELISPSNFSSSPFHGSGGDHVPDQLSFLGGPAAAPNSRSSKPSSGGDVIHPDVGFWSPRGNGDGSLFPYGLGWGLDGYQHQRSCSADDDLFLGAAPTLEFGWDPCLYFARGYCKNGTACRFLHGLPEEAAATAVTGAKLDAVMQQRQELLMRSKSQRMGGASHLMAAGFPDSPTGSVRTSPSSTSSKFLSFLLQQQQNESQRAAAAAALMLGGDEANKLMGGSRIERSDLLGNHGSRQIYLTFPADSTFREEDVSNYFRIYGPVQDVRIPYQQKRMFGFVTFVYPETVRLILAKGNPHFVCDSRVLVKPYKEKAKLVPDKYNRKQQQQQQEAERCTTSAALDAREAYDLHQLGAKMLYSSTSAELLWRRKLEEQQQAAELQRAIELQGRRFMGLQILDLNNQSFPTSATSSSIDSLIITSAQPISNLDRSSSRVASPTEAESLSIAEPEEKVNSSPGSLLQQQHESADEDGDSRGRADPNLPDSPFASPTKSSSMLDSFSTGEDMTTCCIANNGSSGNNSFVT
- the LOC108953181 gene encoding zinc finger CCCH domain-containing protein 53-like isoform X3; amino-acid sequence: MVCCCYKRRSQGVALLQSISSIMDANEATRMVFSKIQNLDPENAPRIMGLLLLQDDAEKEVIRLAFGHEALLHAVVVKAKEELGLAPPPSAGGSAAPPYLLRLNSAKRLLAVSSPSSGAPNSVFSRSGSSLGDIGLDGSLEQLQNSDELISPSNFSSSPFHGSGGDHVPDQLSFLGGPAAAPNSRSSKPSSGGDVIHPDVGFWSPRGNGDGSLFPYGLGWGLDGYQHQRSCSADDDLFLGAAPTLEFGWDPCLYFARGYCKNGTACRFLHGLPEEAAATAVTGAKLDAVMQQRQELLMRSKSQRMGGASHLMAAGFPDSPTGSVRTSPSSTSSKFLSFLLQQQQNESQRAAAAAALMLGGDEANKLMGGSRIERSDLLGNHGSRQIYLTFPADSTFREEDVSNYFRIYGPVQDVRIPYQQKRMFGFVTFVYPETVRLILAKGNPHFVCDSRVLVKPYKEKAKLVPDKYNRKQQQQQQEAERCTTSAALDAREAYDLHQLGAKMLYSSTSAELLWRRKLEEQQQAAELQRAIELQGRRFMGLQILDLNNQSFPTSATSSSIDSLIITSAQPISNLDRSSSRVASPTEAESLSIAEPEEKVNSSPGSLLQQQHESADEDGDSRGRADPNLPDSPFASPTKSSSMLDSFSTGEDMTTCCIANNGSSGNNSFVT